The genomic segment CGGGCGACGTCTCGGTCGTTCCCGGCTGTGGCACCAACGACACCGTAGCCTCTATCCGCAACTGCCGCGAGGCGGCTGATCTCGGCGCGTCGGGGGCGATGGTGATTACGCCCTACTATAATAAGCCGACTCAGGACGGGCTGCTCGCGCACTTTACCACGGTGGCCAAGAGCACCGAACTGCCGCTTCTCCTCTATAATGTTCCCTCACGAACGGGCGTGAATCTGCTGCCCGAGACCGTCGAGAAGCTGGCCGATCTGCCCAACGTGGACGGCATCAAGGAAGCCTCCGGCAATCTGGTTCAGATTGCCGACCTCTGCGCGCGGGTTGAAGGACGGATGAATATACTCTCGGGGGATGATGCTCTTACGCTCCCCGTTCTCGCGGTGGGAGGGGAGGGCGTGGTTTCAGTGGTCGCCAATCTCGAACCCGAACCGCTGGTCGAGATGGTGGACATCTTCTGGAAGGACAATCCCTATCGTGCGCTCCAGCTTCATCGCCGGATCACTCCTTTGGCTCAGGCGCTCTTCCTCGAAACCAGTCCCTCGCCCATCAAGTGCGCGCTGTGGATGGACGGAAAGATTCAGAACGAAGTGCGGTTGCCGCTGGTCACGGTGAAAGCGGAGACTCGCGAGAGGATCGGGCAGGCGGTACGGGAGTATCGCAATGGAGTCATGGGTCATGTCTAAACCGGCGATCGCGGCTCTGTTCGGAGCGGCCGGGCGGATGGGCCGCGAGATTCTGAAACAGGCTTGGCGGCACGATGAGTTGCTCATCGCCTACGGATACGACGTGCAGAACGTGGGCGACGTCGTTGAGACGATTACCGTCGAGAAGCCGCCCGCCAAGCTTCCCGGCGATGTGAAAATCGTGATGGACTTCTCCGCCGCCGAGGCCGTGCTGCAGAATCTCGAACGGGCCTTGGAGGCGGGCGTGCCGTATCTGTGTGGTGTGACCGGGCTGCCCGAGGCGACGGGGAACGAGCTGCGCGCGTCGGCCAACGAAATTCCCGTGTTCCATTCGCCCAACATGTCTCCGGGAATGAATGTGATGTTCCGCCTCGCGGCTTACGCGGCCAAGCGGCTGCCTGGCTACGAGCGGCACATCTTCGAACTTCATCACACGCAGAAAAAGGACTCGCCCTCGGGCACCGCGCTGCATCTTTCGCGGGCGGTCGAGGAGGAGACGGGTGAGGAGACGACCATCACCGCTCTGCGCATGGGAGACGTTCCCGGCGAGCACCGCTTTCTGCTCGGCGGCCCCGGCGAACGGCTGGAGATCATCCACCGCGCCGATTCCCGCGCCGTCTTCGCCATCGGCGCTCTCCGTGCAGCCGTCTGGCTTGTCAAACGCCCCCCCGGATTCTACAAGATGGGCGACGTGCTGGAAGGATAGCAGGAAACGATGAGCGATGAACGATGAGCGATGAAAGCGTAGCCGCGCACAGCCGTGTGTCTCATTTGATATTCAGAGAACTCCTCTTCTTGTCATTCTGAACGGTCTTTCCTTTTGTCATTCTGTCATCCTGAACGAAGTGAAGGATCTCAGCCCCCCTGTTCTGTTCGAACCGTTATTTGTCAAATGCAAATATTACCCCATCGGGATCAGGCTCTCCTGAATATGTTAATCTATAGATGCGACATGTTAAGGTGAAAAATGGACATTCGTCGGCTTCTGAAAACTGTATGGAAAGGGACCCAAGTCGCTCTAATATTAGGCGGGGCAACAGGAACGATAGTCTTGGCAATTCGAACGTGCCGTCCAGACGATGAAAGAACCTTCGTCCAGAGGGCTGCCGAGTTCCGGCCCGTGCTGGATGTGCAGTCAGTGGGGATATTGAGAGTGATCGTGCTTCCTGTTGAAACAGATTTGAACTTTGTAACGATAGACTCATCGTTCGACGAGGTGAGCGGAACAATGAATCTGTACGGAGAATTCGCACTGCGTGTCGACTTGCAAATCATTCTGTGTAACTCAAGCCAGCAAGAAGCTAGAATTGAGTACCTACTGGCTGGATGTGGACGTTCGTATGAGCCTGGATTTCGCACACGGTTGCTTGGCGGAGCGGAGGTGAAGCCAAGTGCTGGCTTCAATAATGAAGAAGGACTATGGTCACCAACCCAAACAACGATTAAGCCAGCAGAAATTCAACACCAGGAAATTACAGTTGACTTGAGGAATGAGTGGTTCGACGGGATGTATACTGTCCATTTGTATCTTATCTATCAGAACGTTCTGGGAGACTGGTTTGATACGTATTCGTGGGTTGACATCACGATTCGCCCTCGGCTTGATCTTCCTGCAGAGGTTCTTGAACCCGATTCGATAACACCACTTCATTTTCCGCTCAAATCACCTGAGATACCAGACACCATTCTACTTGTAAGGAGGATCGAGCAGGTTTGTACCATAAAGGGAACAGATCACAAGGTCTATTCGAAAAAGGAGGCACGGGTATTGGATAAAATACTTGATAGGTGGCGCAAGAGTAAATAAGTCTTGCCTGATTCGAAATTGAATCATTTACGAGCATACTGTCCTTCAGGAATACTCGATCTGTAGTCCTGATTGTCCAAAGACCTGTCGGCAAGGTTCTCGCCAATGACATAAGACAAATCTCCTAGCGGCACTTCTTCTTGTCATTCTGAACGCAGTGAAGAATCTCAGCCCCGTGCTCAGCCCGGACAGAGAGACTCATGCGAACGTATTATGTCTACATCGTTGCCAGCCTTACTCGCAAATTGCATATCGGTTCGACAAGCGACTTGAAACGACGCCTGTACGAACACAAACATAGATTGATCGAAGGCTTCACGGCGAAGTACAACATGAATCGGCTGGTGTATTACGAAGAGACGACCGATGCCCGTGCCGTTGTCGAGCGTGAACGGCAATTGAAGGGCTGGCGGCGCGAGAAGAAGGTCGCCCTCATTCATTCGGTTGATCCGGCATGGAAGGACCTGAGCGCCGAGTGGTTTGAAGACGTGCAAGCCCAGCGGGTGGGCGGAGATTCTTCACTTCGTTCAGAATGACAGCGATAGGGAATGTTCAGTATGACAATCGGGGGAATTGTCGGGATGACAAGAATGAAAACTGTTGGAATGATACATCGAAGCACATCATAGAACAGACGGGAGTGACCGCAAAGGTCGCCCGCCGGTGAGAGATCGAGCACGAGAACGTTCTCCAAAAGGAGGGTGGGATCATGAAAGCGCATCAGATTCTCTTGGCGGTGTTGGCAGTCGGTGTCGTGGCACAGGCGGATCCCCGGTGGTGGGATCCGAGTGGAGTGCCGGTACTTCAGAACGGAGCGCTCGAATGGGAGCGCACGGTCGCGCAGAATAGCGAGGGATACGCGCTGGTGGTCTGGTCGGACCTGCACACCGGCAGCCGCGACGTCTACGCGCAAATGATTAGCCCGCAGGGCGCGCCCGTGTGGGGAACCGAGGGGATGGCTGTCACACAGCATCCCGCCAAACAGAGCAGCCCGGCGGCGGTGGCGGTGGAAGACAGCTGGATCGTGGCGTGGATTGACCACCGCGATGAACCGCAGGGGGGAAACATTTGGGTGCAGAAACTCGACCGGCAGGGAAATCGGTATTGGAGCGACGGCATCTGTGTGGACGCGAGCAGCCACGACGCCGTGCCGGGTTCGCTGCGGTTGATACCCGACTCGAACCGCGGAGCATGGATTGTGTGGATCGCGGCCATAGGTTTCAACCGTGCGCTTCTCGTGCAGCATGTCACCCGGCTCGGAGACGTTCCGTGGTCCAGCCCCATGATCGTGACTCCTTTCGGTTTCTATGACACGGATTACAGCGTAACCTCCGACGGCGCGGGCGGGATGATTCTGGCGTGGTCGCGGCCAATCAACAACTTTCAGCGTGACATTCGGGCCACGAGAATTCAGGCGAACGGTACGCTTCCCTGGGGCGAATACGTCACGGTAGCCGGTATGCCGCCGCTGCTGCAGAGTGAGCCGGAGGTATGCAGCGATGGAAGCGGGGGTGCGTACCTCGCGTGGATCAGCTACATCGGCACCACCGGGGACGTGGATCTGTGGGCGCAGCGCCTGAACGCCAACGGCGAGACGATGTGGTCAACTCCCGGACTGCTGGTGTGCAGTCTTCCCGGCTATCGAGGCTATCTGTCACTGGCGGCCAGCCGCAGCGGAGCCTACACCGACGGCGGTCTGCTGGTGTGGATGGATCAACGGGAAAATGGCCATGATCGCTACTTTGTTCAGAAGCTGAGTCCGGCCGGAACGATCCGCTGGACGGAGAATGGAGTGATGCTTTGCGACAGCGCCAACTCCTATCAAACGATCAGCGTCGCCACCGACGATGCTGGCGGTCTCGTCTGCACTTGGGAAGACTACGGCAATAGTGGCGGGGACTATTGGGAAGCGGATATCGTCGCCACTCGCCTGAACGCTCAAGGCCAGCACGTGTGGCTGATGGAGCATGTACCGGTTATCACCGCTCCGAGGGTTCAATCTCAGCCCGTCATTGTTCCCCAATCGGATGGCTATCTGGTCGTTGCGCGGAGCGAGTACGGCCGGGGCGAGTTCCTTGCCTATCAGAAACTGAGTCGTCAGACCGGCGGACGATTGTTCAGCGTAGACGGCGTGGATATCGTTCGCCGCTACGATCAATTCTACGGTTGGGCGCGGGCGGTGCCGATGTCCGGAGGGCGAACGGCGGTGCTGTGGAATGAGGATCATGCCTATTTTCTGATTCTCGACAGTCTCGGCGCGGTCGAGGGCGAGCCGTTGGGTCAGCCCGTTGCCCCGCGACGTTCTTTGGAATACCGCTCACATGGCATAGGTTCCGTTTGTTCCGACGGGGCCGGCGGATTCTTCGTTGCCTGCACGAAGGGGGATGACGAGTACGGATATTTGTCGTTCCTCACTCACGTTTTGTCCACCGGAGAGCTGGCTTCGGACTCCAGCGGCGAGTGGCTGTGGGGGGATGACGTGAACGAAGGACAATGGAGCGTAGCCATCGCCGCCGACGGACTGGGCGGTTGCTATGCCGCCTTTGCGGGAATCGTGAACGATCAGCAAGGTCTGTTCGTGCGGCGGTATGATTCGAGTTGTCGGCCGCTGTGGGAAGGCGTCGCGCAGGTCAGCACGCATGCACTGTGGTATCAGCAAAACCCGAAGACCATCACCCAACCGGATGGCGGCTGCCTGGTGGCTTTCGGGACCAGCACCCAGGGGCTCGCCATAGCGCGAGTGAGTCCCGACGGAATCCTCTCGTGGACGACAACCGTGTGTGATTCTACGGCCCACGGCTTCAACTTCCGGTATGGATTTGTGCCGGATGGCCAGAATGGAGCCTACTGCGTATGGTTCGATTGTCGTTACGGTTTCGATCCGGTTGTCTTTGCTCAGCATATCACTGCCGCCGGTTCACTGAGTTGGCAGGAGGGCGGCATTCCCATCGCCGATTCGTTGCGTTCTCAAACCTGGCCGTACCCGGACGTGGATCCCGACGGCAATCTGCTGGTGGTTTGGAGAGATGCGGATCCCACCGAGGACCAGATCATGGCGCAAAAGTTTTCGCGGGCCGGAACGCGCCTCTGGGGTAGCATCGGGACGCTGGTCTGTCGCGCACCGTCCGGCCAGTATTATCCCATGGCCGTCTCCGATCAATCGGGCGGCCTATACGTAGTCTGGAGTGATTATCGCCTCGCCCCCGGCCCGGTGCTCGCCGGTAGTCATGTGAATGCCGATGGCGAGATCGGACCGGATCCGTTCTGGGCACCGGAACTCGGCGGAATCCTTTCGGACAGTATACTGGGCATCGTAAATGAGCCGTGGCTGGTAGCCGGTCCATCGGGAACGGCGGTGGTGTTCTGGGTCCACGACCGGCAACAATCCTCTAATCAATTTCTGGATCTCTACGCGCAGCGCATCGGGGCGGTCGGACTGAGCGCAGAAGAACCCGCGTCCACGGTCCCTTCGGGTTTCGCGCTCTTTCCCTGCTACCCGAATCCGTTCAACTCGGCGACGGCCATCGTTTTCGAGTTAGCGACAGCATCCTTTGTGAAGCTGACGGTGTACGATCTGTTGGGTCGCGAAGTGGCTGTGCTGACCGACCGCGTGTTGCCGATGGGACGACATGAATATCTCTTCAATGCGAGCGCTCTGGCATCGGGGATTTATTTCTACCGTCTGCAGGCGGGGAATTTCACACAGACCCGGAAAATGGTTCTGGTTCGATAGAATCAACAAGGGATAAACGGCACATCATGGAATAAACGGGAGTGACCGCAAAGGTCGCCCGCCGGTGAGAGATCGGGCACGAGAACGTTCTCCAAAAGGAGGGTGGGATCATGAAAGCGCATCAGATTCTCTTGGCGGTGTTGGTGATGGGTGTTACGGCGAATGCCGATCTCCGGCTATGGCCGGAGGACGGTCTGCCGGTTCGGCAGGGCCACCATACTGAGTGGGTGGGAGCCGGTGGCCAAGATGGTGCAGGCAACACTCTGATTGCCTGGTCCGATGCCCGAACCGGTGACTTCGACATCTACGTCCAGCTTTTTTCCCCGGCGGGCGTGCAGCTTTTCGATTCGGGGGGACTCCGTCTGGGGGTGTGTCCGGCTGCGCAGGAAGATCCGGCCGTAGCTGCCGTTGACGGAGGATGGATCATTGCTTGGGCTGATTTTCGCGTTTCAAGGATGGGACCCAGTTTCTGGGAACCGTCCAGCGTGTGGGCACTGAAGATTGATCCACAGGGGAATCTCTTCCCCGGCTGGGACATGGCTGGAATAGTGGTGGATTCTTTCCGCCAAGCGTTTCTTCACG from the bacterium genome contains:
- a CDS encoding GIY-YIG nuclease family protein, which produces MRTYYVYIVASLTRKLHIGSTSDLKRRLYEHKHRLIEGFTAKYNMNRLVYYEETTDARAVVERERQLKGWRREKKVALIHSVDPAWKDLSAEWFEDVQAQRVGGDSSLRSE
- a CDS encoding T9SS type A sorting domain-containing protein; the encoded protein is MAVSDQSGGLYVVWSDYRLAPGPVLAGSHVNADGEIGPDPFWAPELGGILSDSILGIVNEPWLVAGPSGTAVVFWVHDRQQSSNQFLDLYAQRIGAVGLSAEEPASTVPSGFALFPCYPNPFNSATAIVFELATASFVKLTVYDLLGREVAVLTDRVLPMGRHEYLFNASALASGIYFYRLQAGNFTQTRKMVLVR
- the dapA gene encoding 4-hydroxy-tetrahydrodipicolinate synthase, which produces MNLYQGVWVALVTPFKNGQVDEAAFQSLVSDLATRGIAGFIPVGTTGEASTLSAEERRRVIELCVEAAGDVSVVPGCGTNDTVASIRNCREAADLGASGAMVITPYYNKPTQDGLLAHFTTVAKSTELPLLLYNVPSRTGVNLLPETVEKLADLPNVDGIKEASGNLVQIADLCARVEGRMNILSGDDALTLPVLAVGGEGVVSVVANLEPEPLVEMVDIFWKDNPYRALQLHRRITPLAQALFLETSPSPIKCALWMDGKIQNEVRLPLVTVKAETRERIGQAVREYRNGVMGHV
- a CDS encoding 4-hydroxy-tetrahydrodipicolinate reductase, whose product is MSKPAIAALFGAAGRMGREILKQAWRHDELLIAYGYDVQNVGDVVETITVEKPPAKLPGDVKIVMDFSAAEAVLQNLERALEAGVPYLCGVTGLPEATGNELRASANEIPVFHSPNMSPGMNVMFRLAAYAAKRLPGYERHIFELHHTQKKDSPSGTALHLSRAVEEETGEETTITALRMGDVPGEHRFLLGGPGERLEIIHRADSRAVFAIGALRAAVWLVKRPPGFYKMGDVLEG